In Nocardioides marinus, one DNA window encodes the following:
- a CDS encoding amidohydrolase has protein sequence MTTPATPSALIAQVVADHEADLVALRRDLHAHPELSWAEHRTTDVVAAGLEASGWRIQRLSPAGLVADLGTGERTVGLRADLDALPVQEVSEDPWRSTLPGVAHACGHDVHTSALVGAAHALARVHAVGELGGRVRLFFQPAEEVMPGGAVHLMGLGVLDGVERVFALHCDPGVDVGQVGLRLGPLTSAADRIEIRLEGTGGHTSRPHLTGDLTFALAKVTTELPAILSRRLDPRSGVSVVWGMVAAGSAPNVIPDHGVLAGTVRILDAVAWAECEKLVRELVHEIVRPYGVTAHLDYQRGVPPVVNESLSNRILAEAVTEVLGPDGQVTAPQSLGGEDFGWYLDQVPGAMMRLGTRTPGGPTYDLHQGNLHIDERAITIGARLMAEAAWRALRA, from the coding sequence ATGACGACCCCGGCCACGCCCTCCGCCCTCATCGCCCAGGTCGTGGCCGACCACGAGGCCGACCTGGTCGCCCTGCGCCGCGACCTGCACGCCCACCCCGAGCTGTCGTGGGCCGAGCACCGCACCACCGACGTCGTCGCCGCCGGGCTGGAGGCCAGCGGGTGGCGCATCCAGCGGCTCAGCCCCGCGGGCCTGGTGGCCGATCTCGGCACGGGGGAGCGGACGGTCGGCCTGCGCGCCGACCTCGACGCGCTGCCGGTCCAGGAGGTCTCCGAGGACCCGTGGCGCTCCACGCTGCCCGGCGTGGCGCACGCCTGCGGCCACGACGTGCACACCTCCGCCCTCGTGGGCGCCGCCCACGCGCTGGCCCGCGTGCACGCGGTGGGGGAGCTCGGGGGCCGGGTGCGGCTGTTCTTCCAGCCCGCCGAGGAGGTCATGCCCGGCGGGGCCGTGCACCTGATGGGCCTCGGCGTCCTCGACGGCGTGGAGCGGGTCTTCGCCCTGCACTGCGACCCCGGGGTCGACGTCGGCCAGGTGGGCCTGCGGCTGGGCCCGCTCACCAGCGCCGCCGACCGCATCGAGATCCGGCTCGAGGGCACCGGTGGGCACACCTCGCGCCCGCACCTCACCGGGGACCTCACCTTCGCGCTGGCCAAGGTGACCACCGAGCTGCCGGCCATCCTCTCCCGTCGACTCGACCCCCGCTCGGGGGTCAGCGTGGTGTGGGGGATGGTCGCTGCCGGCTCGGCGCCCAACGTCATCCCCGACCACGGGGTCCTGGCCGGCACCGTCCGGATCCTCGACGCGGTCGCGTGGGCGGAGTGCGAGAAGCTCGTGCGCGAGCTGGTGCACGAGATCGTGCGGCCCTACGGCGTCACGGCGCACCTGGACTACCAGCGCGGCGTCCCGCCGGTGGTCAACGAGTCCCTGTCCAACCGGATCCTCGCCGAGGCCGTGACGGAGGTCCTCGGCCCGGACGGCCAGGTGACCGCCCCGCAGAGCCTCGGTGGCGAGGACTTCGGGTGGTACCTCGACCAGGTCCCCGGCGCGATGATGCGCCTGGGCACCCGCACTCCCGGCGGGCCCACCTACGACCTGCACCAGGGCAACCTGCACATCGACGAGCGGGCGATCACCATCGGTGCCCGCCTGATGGCGGAGGCGGCCTGGAGGGCGCTGCGCGCCTGA
- the scpA gene encoding methylmalonyl-CoA mutase produces MSVPSSFAGLPLVGEGAAPSTGTPAHDLWTAPEGIAIKTSYGPEDLEGLDALDTYPGLSPFLRGPYPTMYTTQPWTIRQYAGFSTAEESNAFYRRNLAAGQKGLSVAFDLATHRGYDSDHPRVRGDVGMAGVAIDSIYDARTLFEGIPLDQMSVSMTMNGAVLPVMALYIAAAEEQGVKPEQLAGTIQNDILKEFMVRNTYIYPPVPSMRIISDIFAFTAERMPRFNSISISGYHMQEAGATNDLELAYTLADGVEYIRAGLEAGLDIDAFAPRLSFFWAIGMNFFMEVAKMRAARALWSRLVREFDPKNPKSLSLRTHSQTSGWSLTAQDVFNNVGRTCIEAMAATQGHTQSLHTNALDEAIALPTDFSARIARNTQLMLQQESGTTRTIDPWAGSYYVERLTHDLAERAWAHIQEAERAGGMAKAIEQGIPKMRIEEAAARTQARLDSGAQKLIGVNTYRLAAEDKLDVLRVDNDDVYRRQLAKLERLRAERDDDAVRRSLEALTASAERGGSGMEGNLLALAVDAARNKATVGEISEALEKVYGRHQAVIRTISGVFRDESGDGEGATQVKQVLAETAEFEEAEGRRPRILVAKMGQDGHDRGQKVIVSAFADMGFDVDVGPLFSTPEEVAQQAVDNDVHIVGVSSLAAGHLTLLPALRTALAEQGRDDIMVVIGGVIPPDDVPTLLEMGAAEVFLPGTVIAQSALSLLATLRDQLGH; encoded by the coding sequence ATGAGTGTCCCGTCCAGCTTCGCCGGCCTGCCCCTCGTGGGGGAGGGCGCGGCGCCGTCCACCGGCACCCCGGCCCACGACCTGTGGACCGCCCCGGAGGGCATCGCGATCAAGACGTCCTACGGCCCCGAGGACCTCGAGGGCCTCGACGCCCTCGACACCTACCCGGGCCTGAGCCCGTTCCTGCGCGGCCCCTACCCGACGATGTACACCACGCAGCCGTGGACCATCCGTCAGTACGCCGGGTTCTCGACCGCCGAGGAGTCCAACGCCTTCTACCGCCGCAACCTCGCGGCCGGCCAGAAGGGCCTCTCGGTCGCCTTCGACCTCGCCACCCACCGCGGCTACGACTCCGACCACCCGCGGGTGCGCGGCGACGTCGGCATGGCCGGTGTCGCGATCGACTCGATCTACGACGCCCGCACCCTCTTCGAGGGCATCCCGCTGGACCAGATGTCGGTCTCGATGACCATGAACGGCGCCGTGCTGCCGGTGATGGCGCTCTACATCGCCGCGGCCGAGGAGCAGGGCGTCAAGCCCGAGCAGCTCGCCGGGACCATCCAGAACGACATCCTCAAGGAGTTCATGGTCCGCAACACCTACATCTACCCGCCGGTGCCGTCGATGCGGATCATCTCCGACATCTTCGCCTTCACCGCCGAGCGGATGCCGCGGTTCAACTCGATCTCCATCTCCGGCTACCACATGCAGGAGGCCGGGGCGACCAACGACCTCGAGCTGGCCTACACCCTCGCCGACGGCGTCGAGTACATCCGCGCCGGCCTCGAGGCCGGCCTCGACATCGACGCCTTCGCGCCGCGGCTGAGCTTCTTCTGGGCCATCGGCATGAACTTCTTCATGGAGGTCGCCAAGATGCGCGCCGCTCGCGCGCTGTGGTCGCGCCTGGTGCGCGAGTTCGACCCGAAGAACCCCAAGTCGCTCTCCCTGCGCACCCACTCCCAGACCTCCGGCTGGTCGCTGACCGCCCAGGACGTCTTCAACAACGTCGGCCGCACCTGCATCGAGGCGATGGCCGCGACCCAGGGTCACACCCAGTCGCTGCACACCAACGCCCTCGACGAGGCGATCGCGCTGCCGACCGACTTCTCGGCCCGCATCGCGCGCAACACCCAGCTGATGCTGCAGCAGGAGTCCGGCACGACCCGCACCATCGACCCGTGGGCCGGCTCCTACTACGTCGAGCGGCTGACCCACGACCTCGCCGAGCGCGCGTGGGCCCACATCCAGGAGGCCGAGCGCGCCGGCGGCATGGCCAAGGCCATCGAGCAGGGCATCCCGAAGATGCGCATCGAGGAGGCCGCCGCCCGCACCCAGGCCCGGCTGGACTCCGGCGCGCAGAAGCTCATCGGCGTCAACACCTACCGGCTCGCCGCCGAGGACAAGCTCGACGTCCTGCGCGTCGACAACGACGACGTCTACCGACGCCAGCTGGCCAAGCTCGAGCGGCTGCGCGCCGAGCGTGACGACGACGCCGTACGCCGCTCGCTGGAGGCGCTGACCGCCTCCGCCGAGCGGGGCGGCTCGGGCATGGAGGGCAACCTGCTCGCCCTGGCCGTCGACGCCGCGCGGAACAAGGCGACCGTGGGCGAGATCTCCGAGGCGCTGGAGAAGGTCTACGGCCGCCACCAGGCCGTCATCCGTACGATCAGCGGCGTGTTCCGCGACGAGTCCGGCGACGGCGAGGGTGCCACCCAGGTCAAGCAGGTGCTGGCCGAGACCGCGGAGTTCGAGGAGGCCGAGGGGCGTCGCCCCCGCATCCTGGTCGCCAAGATGGGCCAGGACGGCCACGACCGCGGCCAGAAGGTCATCGTCTCCGCGTTCGCCGACATGGGCTTCGACGTCGACGTGGGGCCGCTGTTCTCCACGCCCGAGGAGGTCGCTCAGCAGGCGGTCGACAACGACGTGCACATCGTCGGCGTCAGCTCGCTCGCCGCGGGCCACCTCACCCTGCTCCCGGCGCTGCGCACCGCGCTGGCCGAGCAGGGCCGTGACGACATCATGGTCGTCATCGGTGGCGTGATCCCGCCCGACGACGTGCCGACCCTGCTGGAGATGGGTGCCGCCGAGGTGTTCCTGCCCGGCACGGTCATCGCCCAGTCGGCGCTGTCGCTGCTGGCCACCCTGCGCGACCAGCTCGGGCACTGA
- the meaB gene encoding methylmalonyl Co-A mutase-associated GTPase MeaB: MPAPDRDRDQEKVDRLVEGIRAQRRAAVSQAITLVESSRPQHRAQARALLTELAEESGGSDVVRVGISGVPGVGKSTFIEALGTRLVAEGHKVGVLAVDPSSVRTGGSVLGDKTRMGRLSVEPDAFIRPSPSAGTLGGVARATVQAMAVLEAAGYDVILVETVGVGQSEVTVAGMVDTFLFLTLARTGDQLQGIKKGILEIADVIAVNKADGDREQEARAAARDLAGALRLVRGKSEWAPPVVTCSGLHDVDVDDVWSRVLAHREHLGTDGLGTKRAEQQLEFTWAMVRDELDQRLRLSTGVRAVRDEIRDAVLAGELPATVAADRILAAYDGDPTILERP, encoded by the coding sequence ATGCCGGCTCCCGACCGGGACAGGGACCAGGAGAAGGTCGACCGGCTCGTCGAGGGCATCCGGGCGCAGCGGCGCGCGGCGGTCTCGCAGGCGATCACGCTGGTGGAGTCCTCGCGCCCGCAGCACCGCGCCCAGGCGCGGGCGCTGCTGACCGAGCTGGCCGAGGAGTCCGGCGGGTCCGACGTGGTCCGGGTCGGGATCTCCGGCGTACCCGGGGTCGGGAAGTCGACGTTCATCGAGGCTCTCGGCACCCGCCTGGTCGCCGAGGGGCACAAGGTGGGCGTGCTGGCCGTCGACCCCTCCAGCGTGCGCACCGGCGGCTCGGTGCTGGGCGACAAGACCCGGATGGGACGGCTCTCGGTGGAGCCGGACGCGTTCATCCGCCCCTCCCCGTCGGCGGGCACCCTCGGCGGCGTCGCCCGGGCCACCGTCCAGGCGATGGCCGTCCTCGAGGCGGCCGGCTACGACGTGATCCTGGTCGAGACCGTCGGCGTCGGGCAGTCGGAGGTGACGGTGGCCGGGATGGTCGACACCTTCCTGTTCCTCACCCTGGCCCGCACCGGCGACCAGCTCCAGGGCATCAAGAAGGGCATCCTCGAGATCGCCGACGTCATCGCGGTCAACAAGGCAGACGGCGACCGGGAGCAGGAGGCCCGCGCCGCGGCCCGCGACCTCGCCGGCGCCCTGCGGCTGGTGCGCGGGAAGTCCGAGTGGGCACCCCCGGTGGTCACCTGCTCGGGCCTGCACGACGTCGACGTCGACGACGTCTGGTCGCGCGTGCTCGCCCACCGCGAGCACCTCGGCACCGACGGGCTGGGCACCAAGCGCGCCGAGCAGCAGCTGGAGTTCACCTGGGCGATGGTCCGCGACGAGCTCGACCAGCGGCTGCGGCTCTCCACGGGCGTCCGCGCCGTGCGCGACGAGATCCGCGACGCCGTGCTGGCCGGCGAGCTGCCCGCCACCGTGGCGGCCGACCGGATCCTCGCGGCCTACGACGGGGACCCGACTATCCTCGAACGACCATGA